A section of the Burkholderia mallei ATCC 23344 genome encodes:
- the pilV gene encoding type IV pilus protein PilV, producing the protein MLEAAIACALLAVASLGVVAALLAAIRSERDTAACEPAVLVADSWAEMARAGGPSGVDWDASMSGLRHGKLVATNAGADISNVRVEWERSAGLAASPLRCDGDAAAARDAAKSCVTLAYASTQRR; encoded by the coding sequence TTGCTCGAGGCGGCGATCGCGTGCGCGCTGCTCGCGGTTGCGTCGCTCGGTGTGGTGGCGGCGTTGCTCGCGGCGATACGCAGCGAGCGCGACACCGCGGCATGCGAGCCGGCGGTGCTCGTCGCCGATTCGTGGGCGGAGATGGCGCGAGCCGGTGGGCCGTCGGGCGTCGACTGGGACGCGTCGATGTCCGGATTGCGCCACGGCAAGCTCGTCGCGACGAACGCGGGTGCGGATATTTCGAACGTACGGGTCGAATGGGAACGGTCCGCGGGATTGGCTGCAAGCCCTTTGCGTTGCGACGGCGATGCCGCTGCTGCGCGCGATGCCGCCAAGTCGTGCGTGACGCTCGCGTATGCATCGACGCAGCGCCGATGA
- a CDS encoding GspH/FimT family protein: MRAERDRWATAGFVLVEVMAALMLVALAAMLTAPTLAGARMRDRVDARARVFGALLAYARGEAVRLGARVVLCRSDATAKCIAAGRPCGGGAADWSCGWAVAAADGERGTRLLRRIAPDARVAVTGTTVDVVFTPPAGQVIGGFRSFEFAPADASGAWRGERWRRCLRIAAGGRVRFAEGGCGAST; encoded by the coding sequence ATGCGAGCGGAGCGTGACAGGTGGGCAACGGCGGGCTTCGTGCTCGTCGAAGTGATGGCTGCGCTGATGCTCGTGGCGCTTGCCGCGATGCTGACCGCGCCGACGCTCGCCGGCGCTCGAATGCGCGATCGAGTGGACGCGCGGGCGCGCGTGTTCGGCGCATTGCTCGCCTATGCGCGCGGCGAAGCGGTCAGGCTCGGCGCGCGCGTGGTGCTGTGCCGCAGCGATGCGACCGCGAAATGCATTGCGGCGGGGCGGCCATGCGGTGGCGGGGCGGCCGATTGGTCGTGCGGCTGGGCCGTCGCCGCCGCGGATGGCGAACGCGGTACGCGCCTGTTGCGGCGTATTGCGCCCGATGCCCGAGTGGCCGTGACGGGCACGACTGTCGATGTCGTGTTCACGCCGCCCGCGGGCCAGGTGATCGGCGGCTTCCGAAGTTTCGAGTTTGCGCCGGCAGACGCATCGGGCGCATGGCGCGGGGAACGCTGGCGCCGCTGCCTGCGCATCGCGGCGGGTGGTCGCGTGCGATTCGCCGAGGGCGGTTGCGGAGCGTCGACATGA
- the nrdR gene encoding transcriptional regulator NrdR, producing MRCPFCRHDDTQVVDSRVSEDGAAIRRRRRCSACDKRFTTYERVELALPAVVKKDGSRTEFDRRKIVASMQLALRKRPVAADAIDAAVARIEYQLLASGEREVRSEKLGELVMNELRQLDTIAYVRFASVYRRFEDVSEFEDVIEEFRRAAPAKTPRKR from the coding sequence ATGCGCTGCCCGTTCTGCCGGCACGACGATACTCAGGTGGTGGATTCGCGCGTGTCGGAAGACGGCGCCGCGATCCGCCGGCGTCGGCGCTGCTCGGCCTGCGACAAGCGTTTCACGACGTATGAGCGGGTCGAGCTGGCGTTGCCGGCCGTCGTGAAGAAAGACGGCAGTCGCACCGAATTCGACCGCCGCAAGATTGTCGCGAGCATGCAACTGGCGCTGCGCAAGCGCCCGGTTGCAGCCGATGCGATCGACGCGGCGGTCGCCCGCATCGAATATCAACTGCTCGCCTCCGGCGAGCGCGAAGTCCGCAGCGAAAAGCTCGGCGAACTCGTGATGAACGAGTTGCGCCAGCTCGACACGATCGCCTACGTGCGCTTCGCCTCTGTCTACCGGCGGTTCGAAGACGTCTCCGAGTTCGAGGACGTGATCGAGGAATTCCGCCGCGCGGCGCCCGCGAAGACGCCTCGCAAGCGTTGA
- the glyA gene encoding serine hydroxymethyltransferase gives MFDRAQSTIANVDPEIWQAIQQENVRQEEHIELIASENYTSPAVMAAQGSQLTNKYAEGYPGKRYYGGCEYVDIVEQLAIDRVKALFGAEAANVQPNSGSQANQGVFFAMLKPGDTIMGMSLAHGGHLTHGSPVNMSGKWFNVVSYGLNEAEDIDYEAAEQLAHEHKPKLIVAGASAFALKIDFERLAKIAKAVGAYLMVDMAHYAGLIAAGVYPNPVPHADFVTTTTHKSLRGPRGGVILMKAEYEKQINSAIFPGIQGGPLMHVIAAKAVAFKEALSPEFKEYQQKVVENARVLAQTLVKRGLRIVSGRTESHVMLVDLRAKNITGKAAEAALGNAHITVNKNAIPNDPEKPFVTSGVRLGSPAMTTRGFGPQEAELVGNLIADVLEHPEDAATIERVRAQVAELTKRFPVYR, from the coding sequence ATGTTTGACAGAGCCCAAAGCACCATTGCGAACGTCGATCCCGAGATCTGGCAAGCGATTCAGCAGGAAAACGTCCGTCAGGAAGAGCACATCGAGCTGATCGCGTCGGAGAATTACACGAGCCCGGCCGTGATGGCGGCGCAAGGCTCGCAACTGACGAACAAGTACGCGGAAGGCTATCCGGGCAAGCGCTATTACGGCGGCTGCGAATACGTGGACATCGTCGAGCAGCTCGCGATCGATCGCGTGAAGGCGCTGTTCGGCGCCGAAGCGGCGAACGTGCAGCCGAACTCGGGCTCGCAGGCGAACCAGGGCGTGTTCTTCGCGATGCTCAAGCCGGGCGACACGATCATGGGCATGAGCCTCGCGCACGGCGGCCACCTCACGCACGGCTCGCCGGTGAACATGTCGGGCAAGTGGTTCAACGTCGTGAGCTACGGGCTGAACGAGGCTGAAGACATCGATTACGAAGCGGCCGAGCAGCTCGCGCACGAGCACAAGCCGAAGCTGATCGTCGCGGGCGCGTCGGCGTTCGCGCTGAAGATCGATTTCGAGCGCCTCGCGAAGATCGCCAAGGCAGTGGGCGCGTACCTGATGGTCGACATGGCGCACTACGCGGGCCTGATCGCGGCGGGTGTCTATCCGAACCCGGTGCCGCACGCGGATTTCGTCACGACGACGACGCACAAGAGCCTGCGCGGCCCGCGCGGCGGCGTGATCCTGATGAAGGCCGAGTACGAGAAGCAGATCAACTCGGCGATCTTCCCGGGCATCCAGGGCGGACCGCTGATGCACGTGATCGCCGCGAAGGCCGTCGCGTTCAAGGAAGCGCTGTCGCCGGAATTCAAGGAATACCAGCAGAAGGTGGTCGAGAACGCCCGCGTGCTGGCGCAAACGCTCGTCAAGCGCGGCCTGCGCATCGTGTCGGGCCGCACCGAGAGCCATGTGATGCTGGTCGACCTGCGCGCGAAGAACATCACGGGCAAGGCGGCGGAAGCGGCGCTCGGCAATGCGCACATCACGGTCAACAAGAACGCGATCCCGAACGATCCGGAGAAGCCCTTCGTGACGAGCGGCGTGCGCCTGGGCTCGCCGGCGATGACGACGCGCGGCTTCGGCCCGCAGGAAGCGGAGCTCGTCGGCAACCTGATCGCCGACGTGCTCGAGCATCCCGAAGACGCGGCGACGATCGAGCGCGTGCGTGCGCAGGTCGCCGAGCTGACGAAGCGTTTCCCGGTCTATCGCTGA